In Candidatus Baltobacteraceae bacterium, the DNA window TACCGGCGAGCCCGTAGCTTACCAGAATGCCGATCACGATCACCAGCGCCGGGAGCGCCGTACCCTGCATCGAGACCGCGAGCCCGGCGATGATGTTGGTGGCGTGCCCGGTCACGGAGGCTTGTGCGATCCGCCGCACCGGCGCGAACTGCGTCCCCGTGTAGTACTCCGTGATAACGGTGATCAGACCGGTGATTGCGACGCCGACGAGCGCACAGAAGAAGATGCTGAGCGGGCTTACTTGCGAACCGGCAAACTCACGCTGCGTCACGAAGTAGAAACCGATCAACGCGAGGATTCCGGCCACGATCATGCCGTTGTAGAGCGAGCCCATGATCCGCGTCTTGGACACCTTGCCCAGACCGACGATCCACGAGCCGACGATCGAGGCCACGATCGAGACCGCACCGAGGACCAACGGGAAGGTCGTCGCGCCCCGGAGTTTATCGCCGAAGACGAGATTGCCGAGGAGCATTGCCGCGACGCTGGTGACCACGTACGTTTCGAACAGGTCGGCGGCCATGCCCGCACAGTCGCCGACGTTGTCACCGACGTTGTCGGCGATCACCGCGGGATTGCGCGGATCGTCTTCTGGAATGCCCGCTTCGACTTTGCCGACCAGATCGGCGCCGACGTCGGCAGCCTTCGTGTAAATGCCGCCGCCCAGGCGCGCGAAGACCGAGATCAGCGAACAGCCGAAGGCCAGACCCACCATCGCGCCCAGCGTCTTGGCCGTGTCACCGCTGTTGACGGTTTGCAAGAATGCAAAATACCCCGACGTCGCCAGCAAACCGAGACCGACGACGAGCATGCCGGTTACCGTGCCGCCGCGGAAGGCGACGTTGAGTGCTGCGCCCAGGCCGCTTCGAGCGGCTTCGGCGGTGCGCACGTTGGCGCGAACCGACACGATCATGCCGATGAAACCGGCCGCGCCCGAGAGAATCGCGCCGATCAGAAAGCCGAGCGCGGCTTCCCAACCCAGCGGCGGAGCGATGAAGATCAGGATTGCCAGGATGACGGCCACGATCGCGATCGTTCCGTACTGGCGTTTGAGGAACGCCATCGCGCCCTCTTGGATCGCCGCGGCGATCTCTTTCATACGGGCATTGCCGTCCGGGCGGCGGAGCACCCAGAAGGTGAGGGCGACACCGTAGAGCACGGCCAGCGCGCCACCGATTAGCCCGGCCCAAATCGCAGATTGTGCCGTCATGTACGTTGTAGGTCCTTGAGGAAGCAGCATTGCGGCGCCCAAGGGGCGCCGTTTGATCTAGGGCGGGGTACTGCGCGGGCCCGGCTAGTCCTTCTCCTTGAAGCGCTGATAGGACTCGGCGACCTCGCGCCGTGCATGGGCCGCATCCCGCCACGCACCGATTCGTGTCGACTGGCCCTCGAGCGCCTTGTAGGTTTCGAAAAAGTGCGAAACCTTGCGCAGCTGATGCGGAAAGATTTGCGTGTAGTTGTGGACTTCGTCGAAGAGCGGCTCACCCACCGGTACGGCGAGAATTTTGTCGTCCTGTTTGGTGCCGTCGACCATTTCCAATAGGCCGATCGGACGCGCGGCGACCAGACAGCCTGGGAACGTCGGCTCGATCGCCAGCACGAGCACGTCGAGCGGATCGCCGTCGAGTGCGAGCGTCTGCGGAGCGAAGCCGTAGTCGCCCGGATAATGAATCGACGAATGCAGCGCGCGGTCGAGACGGAAAATATCGAGTTGCTTATCGTATTCGTACTTGTTTCGCGATCCTTCCGGAATTTCGATCACCACGTTGATCTCCTCAGGCTGGCGCTCGCCGAGCGGCAAGAGTAAATAATTGCGGGGATCCGGAAGGCTCATGACGGCGCAGGGTGTTCTCGCAACCCCAACCAAGGACCTCGATATGGTGGAAGAGGTCGAGTTTCTCGTCGTGGGCGCCGGTCCGGCCGGCGCGACGGCGGCCCGCGAGGCGGCGCGCGCCGGTATCGAGACGATGGTCTTGGAAAAGGACGCGGTGATCGGCGCAAAGCGCGTGTGCGCCGCCGGCCTGCGCCCGGGGTTCTGCGCAACCTTCGATTTGCCGAGCGAGCTCATCCATTGCAACACGCCGCGGCTTGCGCTCTTTGACGCGAGCGGTCGCGAGCATGAAATTTTTTTCGGACCGGGACACACGACGACACGTGAAGAGCTCGACGGCGCGATCGCCGCGCTGGCCGCGCGCGAAGGCGCGGCAATCCGCACGCAATGCCTGTGGCGTTCATTCGAACGTGATCGCGAGGCCGCAACCGTGGAATATGCCGACCTTCGTGTTGGGAAGCGGCGGCGCGTTCGCGCGCGCAACGTCTTTTTCGCGCAAGGTGCAACCGCGCGCTTCAACGGTGATTTCGCCGACGAGCGCTGGAGCGCCGGCCTGATGACGACGCTGCAATACCGCGTCTATCTCGATCGCCCGGCCGCGCCGGCCGCATATCGTACCCTCGAGCTACATTATTATGCCGCTCGCGACGGGCGCCAGATCGTCGCCTGGATGTTCCCCAAGCGCGATCATCTGGCGATCGGTCTGGGTTTGGTCGGCAAGCTCGACGGCAGCCGTCTGCGTGAGGAGCTCGACGCGTTCACGGCGCGTACGCAAGCGCGCCTCTATCCGGACGTTACCGTCGAGCGGAGAAAAGAGGAGGGACACCTGCTCTACGGCGGGTGGCCGCGCGCGAGTTATGCCGCAGGCGCGGCGATGCTCGGCGGAACGGCGGCCGGACTGGTCGACGCGACCAACGGCGAAGGGATCTTCGAGGCCGCGATGAGCGGGCGCTTCGCGGCGGCGGCGATCCGCGAGCACCGCAACGCGCCCGAACGCGCGGCGCGCGCATACGAGCAACGCGTTCGCGCGCGCTTTTCGCGCCGGCTGGAACATCGCGTCCGCTTGATGCGATTCCTCGAGGCGCGACCGGCGCGCTACGGCGTGCTCTTCGATCTGCTCCACGCGAGCCCGCGTTTCGCCGACGCCCTGCAACGGGAGGATCACGAGCGTTCACTGTTCGATCGGGTCGTGCTCGCCTTTCACGCGTTGCGTTTTGGGATGCGGGCCTCGCACGTCTAGACGGCGAAACGGGCCGGTTACGGAAACGATTGCGTGTCGACGATAGCCATATCGGAAACCGAATTCCACGCGCTGCGCGATCTGATCCGCGAGCGTTTCGGTATCTATTACGACGACACCAAACAGTTTCTCTTGCAAAGCCGTTTGCAGACGCGGTTGCTCAAGTGCCGGATCAACGACTTCGCCGGGTACGAACGCTATCTCACCGCGTCGCCCGAGCGTGAGACCGAGTGGAGCGAACTGGCCTCCGTGCTCTCCAACAACGAGACGTACTTCTTTCGGGAACGGGCTCAGCTCGAGGTGCTCGTCGCCGAGGTTCTCGACGAAGCGCACAAGGCCGGGACGCCGCTGCGCGTATGGTCGTCGGCTTGTTCCACCGGCGAAGAGCCGTACACGATCGGGATGATGCTGATGCAGACGCACCGGGTTGCGCCTTCGCACGTCGTCTTGCGAGCCACCGATCTCTCGCCGCGAGCCCTGGAACGGGCCGCGACCGGATTCTACCGGGAGCTTTCCTTTCGAGCGACGCCGCCCGAGATGGTCCAACGGTACTTCCGCCCGTTTGAAGGCGGATTTTTCATCAACGACGAGATCAAGCGTATGGTGGAGTTCTCGCGACTCAATCTTCTCGACGAGCGGGCGGTAGCCGCGATGGGCACGTTCGACGCCGTCTTCTGCCGTAACGTTTTGATCTACTTCGAAAAACCGACGCAGAAGCGCGTGGTCGAAGCCTTCGCGAAGGTGCTGCGCCCGGGAGGTTTCTTGTTCTTGGGTCACGCCGAGTCGATCATGCGCATCACCGATTGCTACGAACCGGTCGTCACCCCCAAGGCGATCTACTACCGGCGGAAATGATGAACCAGGTGCAACAGATCAATGTGCTCGTGGTCGACGACTCGGCGTTCATGCGCCGAGCCATCACGACCATGCTCGAGAACGAAGCCGACATCAAGGTCGTCGCGACGGCCCGCAGTGGTGAGGAAGCGATCATCAAGGCGCTTCAGATGAACCCCGACGTCATCACGATGGACGTCGAGATGCCGGGCATGGGCGGACTCGAAGCCGTGCGTCAGATCGTCGCGGATCACCGGATCCCGATCATCATGTGCAGCTCGCTGACGCGCGATGGCGCGGAGACGACGTTCCGCGCGCTCGAGCTCGGCGCGGTGGACTTTATCGCGAAGCCCGATGCTGCCTACGTAAATATCACCGACGTCGCGCGCGATTTGATCGCAAAGATTCGAGCGGTCTCGCGGCGCGGCGCGCAGCCGGCGCAGCCGATCGTCCACGCTCCGCCGCCGATCGAAGACCGGCCGCGCATCATTGCGCCTCCGCCTTCGCGTCCGCGTCCGGCTTCGCAATACGAATGCGTCGCGATCGGCACCTCTACCGGTGGGCCGGTGGCGCTTTCGCGCGTGGTACCGATGCTGCCCGGGAACTTTCCGCTGCCGGTGCTGATCGTGCAGCACATGCCGATGGGCTTCACACGGCCGCTGGCCGATCGGCTCAACGCATCGAGCAAGATCGCCGTCCACGAAGCCCTCAACGGCATGATCCTCGAGGCCGGCACCGCGCTCGTGGTACCGTCAGGGAAACAGGTCGAGTTGCGCCGTCGAAACGGGGGAGAGACCGAGGTACGGCTCGTTGATGACGACGGTACATCCCTGCACGTGCCAAGCGTCGACTACATGACCACCCAGGTAGCGCAGGCATATGGTAAGGCCGCGATCGGCGTGATCCTCACCGGCATGGGCCAAGACGGCGTTCGCGGTTTACGCAAACTTAAAGAACGCGGCGGCTACGTGCTGGGGCAAGACGAAGCAACGTGTGTCGTGTACGGGATGCCGCGCGCGGCGGCAAAGGAGGGGTTGGTTGACCGTGTGGCGCCGCTCGACGCGATTTCCCCCATTTTGGTGGACCTCGCGGGTGTATCAAAGTCTTAACCTCTCCAATTCAAAAGGCTGACGAATTGCAGTAGGAGGCCTGTGGGGAATTCTGAATACGAAATGCGGAACGCGAAGTGCGCGTCCAAAAGGGTTGCATGAAGCTGGGCCGTAGTCCACGCAGCTACGTCATCGGCGGCGTCGAACTCTCGCGGGAAGAGATCGTTCACAAGTATTTGCATTTGGTCAAATACGTGGCCGGTCGAATCTCGGTGAATCTCCCACCGAACGTCGAGATCAACGATCTCATCAACGACGGTATTTTGGGCTTGATCGACGCCATCGAAAAATACGACGATGCACGTGGGGTGAAGTTCGAGACCTACGCAATCACCCGTATAAACGGGGCGATTTTGGATGCGTTGCGCTCGCTCGACTGGGTGCCGCGCGCCGTGCGTCAGCGCGCGCGGGAGCTGGAACGCACCTATCAAGAACTCGAAGTCGAACTCGGCCGCGCCCCGACCGAGGCCGAGGTCGGGCAGCGCCTCGGCCTTTCGAAGAAGGAACTCGACCAGTTGATCCAGCGCGTGCGCGGTACCGCCGTGCTCTCGCTCGAGGAGTTCTTGCCCAACGAGAAGGGCTACGAGATCCCGCTCGTCGATACGCTTCGCGACGACGACAACGACGTGGTAAGTGAGGTCGAATCGCGCGAAGTGCATGCCGAGCTTGTGCGGGCGGTCGAAAACCTTCCGCCCCAAGAGCGCACGGTGATCACGCTCTACTATTTCGAGGGTCAAACGCTGAAGGAGATCAAAGGCGCGCTCGGGGTCTCGGAGTCGCGGGTCTCGCAAATCCACGCGCAGGCCGTCATCCATCTGCGCCAGCGGCTGCGCGAACTGCGCAACGACTTGGGCTATCGCGAAGACGACCCCACGGTCAAGCAAAAATACCTGCGCCGACCCGCGCCGAGCCCGGATGCCGTCCCCGCTTCGGCCGCGACGGCCGCTGCGGCTAGCCCGGAAGGTAAAGAAAATAAAGTAGAACGGACGCTAAAAGGTGAAATAACCGAGCATGGCGATTCGGCCAGCGGATCTTCAACTGGCGTACGTGGCCGCCCCGCAAAACGCGGCCCAGGTTAGCAGCGCCCAAGAAGCGGCGCAAGGTGCGCAGCAGGCCGCGCAGTCGAGCTTTGCCGCCCAGGTCCACAAGCGCGAAGAAACGGTCACGCAGACCGACCACGCCGAAGGCACCAAGGTGCGCACCAATCCGGACGGCGGAGACGGCCGCGGGTACACGCCGCAGCGGCGGCGGCGCCACGCGCCCCAAGCGGACGAAACCCCCGATGAGCCGGCGGTGGGATTCTCCGGCGGGGACGAACACCTCATCGATTTCACCGCGTAAAGGCTAACGGATGTCCGGTCTCGACCCGCTCGCCGCACTGGCTGCTCAAGCGGTGGCCAACGCACAGACGGCGATGGACGAGACGATTCTCAACCTCGCCGCGGACGTTGCTGTCCTCCAAGCGCAAATCAACGTCGGCGAAGTGCTCGCGGCCGTCGTGCTGCCCCCCGCCGGCGGCACCGATCTGCTCTCGTTTCTCGGCCAAACCGTAGCGGCGCAAATTCCGCCCGGCATCAATCCGGGCGAAACGATGCTCCTGCAAGTAACCGGTTTCACCAACTCGGCGGTGATCGTTCGCAACCTCGGAACGCTCGATCCCGACAACCCGGTTCCGACGGTGAACGTCGAGATACCGCCGCCGGTCACGACCGACGGGCCGCAGAGCGCCATTCTCACGACGAACCTCACGCCGCAAGCCGCGCCGGTTACGAACGCGCCGACTTCGCCGCAAAACGTGCCGGTACAAAACGTCCCGGCACAAAACGCTCCGGTGCAAAGCGGGCCCCCGCAGAGCGCGCCGGTTGCACCTGCGCGCGTGCCGCCCGCGAACCTCGCCCCGCCGCGCGAAGTCTTCGTCGCGGCATCGGTGCGGCCGAATCTCGCCGCAACGGCGCGCGCGCTGGCAGGCCAAATCGACGAAGCGATCGCGCGCAATGACGTCGAGGCGCGCATCGCGCTCAACCGCGCGAGCACTCAGCCCGCACCACCGGCGATACCATCGAACGCTACGCCGCGGCAAAGCGCGATGCCGTCCACGCCGGCCGCAGCGCCGCCGGCACAGAACGCTCCGCCGCGCACGGGGTCGTTTCCGGTCGCGCCGCCGATCGTCCGCGCGAGCGCCAACACCGGCGCGGCGGCGCCGGCACGCCCGCCGGTTCCCGAAACGGCGGAAAGCGCGCTGCTGACGCGCCTGCGGATCCCGATCACACCGGTAACGCTCGCGGCGGCGCGCACGATCAGTACCGCGGCGGAAAACGTCACCACGAGCTACGAGCGTCTCGAGAGCTTGCTTTCAAAGTTGATGCCGCAAGCGAGCGGGACGCTGCGCTCGGTGCTGGCCTTTGCCGGACGTATGGATTTGCGCAACGCGGACGCGCTTCGCGAACAGATCGCCACGTTCGTTTCCGACGTGCTCGACGGTGCGGAAGCGAAGATCGTGCAGCTGGTGAAGGCCTGGAGCGAGCTTCCGGAAGCCGCAAATCCATTGCCGGTTGCGGCCGAAGAAGAATCCGCGCCGCCGTCGCAAGCGCCGGTTCAGGCGCAAACGCCGGCCTCCACGCAGCCGCAGGCGGCCTCGCAAACGCAAGCTGCGGTACAAGAGCCGGCCGCGCCGCCGGCGCCGGAGGCGGGCGTCGCCGTCAACGCGGTTGCAACCGCCGCGGAACGTACCGTCGCGCTGGATTACGACGTGAAGTCGGCGATTTTGACGATGATCGCAGCCTCCGAGCGCGGCGATTCGCCGCAGATCGCCGGCGCACTGCGCGATGCGCTCACCGCAACCACTGCGCTGCAGCTCAACGTACTCTCGGCGCAATCGAGCGATCCGCGCACGATCGCGATTCCGCTCCCCGCTTACTTTCATGACGGCGGCGCGCCGGTGCAGCTGCGAATCTCGCGCGATGCGCCGCAGGGTAAAAGCGTTTTGGACGCGGATAATTTTCACATCGCGTTCGTGCTCGACACCAATTCGCTGGGCACGGTGGCGATCGATTTACAAACCGTCGGCAGAGCGGTCACCGTCGAGGTGAAGACGCAGGCGGGGACGTTTGCCGACCGTTTCCGTTCGACGCTGGGGGATTTGCGTTCACGCTTGGAGGGATTGCACTATCGCGTCGCCGCGATCGGCGCCGCTGTCGCCGGTGCGGCCGAGAGCGCGCCGGCACCGGCGAACCAGACCGCTGCGGCGCCGGACCGGCGTTCGTTCTGGGACACGCGCGCATGAATCGGTTCTTCGACTTTCGCAAATCGGTCTTTAAGCGCCCCGCCGCCGCCGCGCTCAAATGGGATCCGCAGAGTTCTGATCCTCCTGAAGTCGTGGCGGTTGGGCGCGGCATTACCGCCGAGACGATTCTGCGCATCGCGAAAGAGCACAACATCCCGCTCTACGAGGATCCGGGATTGGTCGAGGCGCTCGCGCGCTTGAACGTGAGCGACTTCATTCCGCGCGAGCTCTATAGCGTCGTTGCCGAAGTGCTCGCCTACGTATATCGCGTCGATTCGGCGTTCAAGGAGCGCGCAAGTTAGCGGTGTGGAAGAAGAATTGGCTCTCCAAGACGATGCGCGATCATCAGGATTGGATTCGCGAGGTGCGGTCATCACGCATGGGCGGGCACCTGGAAATGCATCTCTCCGGCCGGCGTTTCACAGTCGAATTCATCGAAGGCGTTGCGCCGACGCGCTACGTGATCGACCGCGAGCGCTGCTTCGACGAACGCGCTGCGCGCGTCGACGATACCCTCTTCTCGCAGATCGTTGCGGCTCTGAAGATGGCGACCCGCGACTGTTTTGCCTCGAGCGTCTACGCCTATGCGCCCTCGGCCGCGGTTTTCGAGATTCATTTCGCGCCTGGCCTAGGACCGTTCGGCAACGGCCGCCGGGTCTTCATCGAAGGACGTCTGGCCGACATCATGCGCGACCAGATCGGGAAGGACAACGTGACGTTCGAGTATCCCGTCCGGGTTGACGGCGCGGCCCCCGCGTGGGTGAAAATGCACGCCTCCGAAATCACCGGCCTCGACCCAGTCGCGTAACGCTCACGCCGCGAGGCGCCGAAGTCGGACCGAAGCCACCCTTGTCACCCTGAGGTGCGAGCGTAAGCGAGCCTCGAAGGGCTGCTCGGCGGATAACTGCGAGATGCGAAGCATATAACTCTGCATCGCAAAGTGAAGACGCTTCGTGAGACGTTATTCCGCGGAAGCATCATGTTTTCTGTTCGCTACGCTTCTTGTCGTTGGTTTGCGTATGGAAGCATTTCCGGGTTTCTTTATACGGATTTTTCTTTGCTGCCGCGAACGCCCTCGCCGAGAAAGTGCTCGCAGCCCAGCAGGCCGCGTTCAACCTTGAAGCCGCGGAACAAGCTGAGCTGGAACGGGAACGCGAAGTCCTCGAATCGATGGTCCAGGCGCAGCTCAAAGACGAAGACGAAGTCATGAAAAATGGATCGAAATGATCTGAACTGAATCGGAGCCGGATGGCAAAGTTCGCCTTAGCATCTTGTCTGATTGCTGTCCTTCTGATCGGGGCAGCGCCTTGCTCCGCGAGCGGTTCTTCGACAACGATCTGGCTCTGCCGTCCAGGAATCGTAAACGATCCATGCACGCAAAACATCGACGCAACGATCGTGGGCGCCCACGGGCCGCTCTCGATTCATCGCGCACGCGCGGCAGAGGCCTCGCCTTTCGATTGTTTCTACGTGTACCCAACCCTCATTGTGGGACCGGGCGATAATGCCGGCCTAGGCGTGGACGAGCGAATGCGCTACGTCGCTCGGAATGATGTATCGCAATTCTCGCAGCTCTGTATGGTTTGGGCTCCCGTGTACCGTCAAGTCACCGTTGCAGCGATCCGCCGCGCTTTCGTTGCGCACGACATGTCGGCTCTTCAAGCAGCCTCGCGCGTTTCTTACGAGAGCGCCCTTGCGGCTTGGCGTGACTATCTCGCGCACGACAATCGTGGCCGTCCGTTCATTTTGGTCGGAACCTCGCAGGGCGCGGCAAATCTCTTACTGCTGATTCAAAGCCAAATCGATTCGAACCCGGCGCTGCGCCGGCGAATGGTCTCGGCAATCCTCGTCGGCGCAAATGTGACCGTGCGGCGCGGTTCGGATCGCGGGGGCAGCTTCGCGAATATTCCCGCGTGCCGCTCGCTCGGTCAAGTAAACTGTGTGATTGCATATTCGAGCTACCGACACGTGCCGCCGCCGAACAGCGCATTCGGGACACCGGGGCGCGGCGTGAGCATATTCATCAAGCAACCGGGTGGCGCGAATCTTCAGACGCTCTGCACCAACCCCGCAGCACTTTCAGGCGGTACAGCCTCGCTGGATTCGCTTTTTCGTAATTCCCCTCCCGAGGCGACGATCACAACGCCTTGGTTGGAATATCGCGACCTCTACACGGCGAGGTGTCGTGCAAATCGGACAAAGACTTGGCTCGACGTAGAACGCCAGGCGGTTTCCGGAGACACGCGCCCGGTGCTCCACCCGATGCTACCGCCGGCATGGGGTCTGCACGAGTTCGACGCCAATCTCTACATGGGGGATCTGATTCGCGATGTGCGGATGCAAGAGCGTCGCTATGCGGGCGGCCTGCGTTGAGGCCGCTGCGAACGCAAAGCCGACGATTGACGTTATCAGGCGATTTCATCCATCGGAAACCGGCGACCGCGCGGTCGGTGGGAATCGCCTAATCGGCGATTACTGCGTTGTTCGGGTAACCTGCCGACCGCGCCCTTCGAGGCTCGGGCTTCGCCCTCGCACCTCAGGGTGACATCGAGGGGCCGTGAGCGTCGTGAAGCCTTGCGCGCTCGGCACGACCCAGGCACCTCGCACCTCAGGGTGACATCGAGGGGCCGTGAGCGTCGTGAACCCTTGCGCGCTCGGCACGACCCAGGCGCCTCGCACCGCAGGGTGACACGGAGGGGCCGTGAGCGAGCGGAGCGAGCCGCGGGGGGTTGGCCCGCAAAGCTTTAGCTTTGTCGGGACAAACCCGAACAGGAGTTCGATGCTTGGGTAGGAAAGTAGAGGGTCCGTGAGCTGGTTGCAACGACTGCGGGCATCGCTCGGCAAGGCCCGCGACACCTTCGCAGCGGTCCAGAATCTCGGGCGGGGGCGCAAGCCGCTGACCGCAGAGTTTTGGGAAGAGCTCGAGGACCTGCTCATCATGGGCGACTTCGGCGTTCCGACGACCGCCAAGATCGTCGGCGGGCTCAAGACCGTCGCCAAACAGGAAGCGTGGACGACCACCGATCAAGCGATCGCGCGTTTTCACCGCGACGTCGAGCGCTTTCTCACCCTTCCGGGCTCGGAGCTGCAGCTCGGCAACGACCGGCCGGCGGTGATTCTCATCGTCGGCGTCAACGGCAGCGGCAAAACCACGACGATCGGCAAGCTCGCGACGCGGTTGCGCAGCGAGGGCAAACGCGTGCTCATGATCGCGGGCGACACGTTCCGAGCCGCCGCGGCCGAACAGCTTGCGATCTGGGCGGATCGTTCGAAGAGCGAGATCGTCCGCGGAGCGGAAGGCGCCGATCCCGCCTCGGTCATCTTCGATGGAGTCAAAGCGGGAAAGGCACGCGGCGTCGACGTGATCCTGATCGATACCGCCGGCCGGCTGCAGACCAAGACCAACCTCATGGAAGAACTGAAAAAAATCCGCCGCGTCGTCGATCGCGAACTCGGGCGCGCGCCCGACGAAACGTTGCTCGTCCTCGACGGCACGACCGGCCAGAACGCGATCTCGCAGGCCCGGCTCTTCAATGAGACGACGCAGTTGACGGGCGTGGTCGTGACCAAACTCGACTCCACCGCCAAGGGCGGCGTGCTGGTCGCGATCGTCGATACACTCGAGATTCCGATCAAGTTCATCGGCCTGGGCGAGAGCGCGGACGCGCTGCGCCCGTTCGTTGCCGCCGAATTCACCCAAGCCCTCTTCGACGATGCCCCGGAATCCGTGCGTACGTGAAATATTCGTGCCACACACTTGTCACTCGCGCGTGAGAGCGTGATGGTAGGCCGGTAAATGGTAGGCCGGTAAATGGTAGGCCGGTAAAAGAAAGGACCGCAATGGCAGCGCAAGACGAAAAAGGAATCGCCCTCAGCAATGCCCTCGCCCAGATCGAACGGCAATTCGGTAAGGGCTCGATCATGAAAATGGGCGACTTTCAAGAACGCATGGCGTTCGAGGTCATCCCGAGCGGATCGATCGCGATCGATCTCGCGCTCGGCGTCGGCGGATTTCCGCGCGGACGCATCGTGGAGATCTACGGGCCCGAATCGAGTGGAAAGACCACGCTCGCGCTGCACGCGATCGCCGAAGCGCAAAAGACCGGCGGTACCGCGGCCTTCATCGACGTCGAGCACGCACTCGATCCCAATTACGCCGCCGCCCTCGGCGTCGACCTCGACAACTTGCTCGTTTCGCAGCCGGACACCGGTGAGCAGGCGCTCGAGATCGGCGAGATGCTCATCCGCAGCAACGCGGTCGACGTCATCGTGATCGACTCGGTCGCGGCGCTCGTTACCAAAGCCGAACTCGAAGGCGACATGGGCGATGCGCACGTCGGTCTGCAGGCGCGTCTGATGTCGCAGGCCCTGCGTAAACTCACCGCCGCGATTTCACGCAGCAAAGCCGTAATGATCTTCATCAATCAATTGCGCGAGAAGGTCGGCGTGATGTTCGGTAGTCCCGAAACCACCTCAGGCGGACGCGCGCTCAAGTTTTATGCATCGATTCGCCTCGACGTGCGCAAGCTCGAGCAAATCAAGATCGGGCAAGACGTCGTCGGTTCGCGCACGCGCGTCAAGGTGGTCAAGAACAAGGTTGCGCCGCCGTTCCGTCAAGCAGAGTTCGATATCACCTACGGTCACGGCATCTCGAAGATGGGCTCGATCCTCGACGTCGCGCTCGAGCAAAACATCGTCGGCAAGAGCGGCTCGTGGTACACCTACGGCGATCAGCGCATCGGGCAAGGCCGCGAGAACGCAAAGGCGTTCCT includes these proteins:
- the recA gene encoding recombinase RecA, which produces MAAQDEKGIALSNALAQIERQFGKGSIMKMGDFQERMAFEVIPSGSIAIDLALGVGGFPRGRIVEIYGPESSGKTTLALHAIAEAQKTGGTAAFIDVEHALDPNYAAALGVDLDNLLVSQPDTGEQALEIGEMLIRSNAVDVIVIDSVAALVTKAELEGDMGDAHVGLQARLMSQALRKLTAAISRSKAVMIFINQLREKVGVMFGSPETTSGGRALKFYASIRLDVRKLEQIKIGQDVVGSRTRVKVVKNKVAPPFRQAEFDITYGHGISKMGSILDVALEQNIVGKSGSWYTYGDQRIGQGRENAKAFLEEHLDLAGEIETKIREALSKAVSKNGHSSGSIAVVTEE
- the ftsY gene encoding signal recognition particle-docking protein FtsY, whose translation is MSWLQRLRASLGKARDTFAAVQNLGRGRKPLTAEFWEELEDLLIMGDFGVPTTAKIVGGLKTVAKQEAWTTTDQAIARFHRDVERFLTLPGSELQLGNDRPAVILIVGVNGSGKTTTIGKLATRLRSEGKRVLMIAGDTFRAAAAEQLAIWADRSKSEIVRGAEGADPASVIFDGVKAGKARGVDVILIDTAGRLQTKTNLMEELKKIRRVVDRELGRAPDETLLVLDGTTGQNAISQARLFNETTQLTGVVVTKLDSTAKGGVLVAIVDTLEIPIKFIGLGESADALRPFVAAEFTQALFDDAPESVRT
- a CDS encoding DUF3089 domain-containing protein is translated as MAKFALASCLIAVLLIGAAPCSASGSSTTIWLCRPGIVNDPCTQNIDATIVGAHGPLSIHRARAAEASPFDCFYVYPTLIVGPGDNAGLGVDERMRYVARNDVSQFSQLCMVWAPVYRQVTVAAIRRAFVAHDMSALQAASRVSYESALAAWRDYLAHDNRGRPFILVGTSQGAANLLLLIQSQIDSNPALRRRMVSAILVGANVTVRRGSDRGGSFANIPACRSLGQVNCVIAYSSYRHVPPPNSAFGTPGRGVSIFIKQPGGANLQTLCTNPAALSGGTASLDSLFRNSPPEATITTPWLEYRDLYTARCRANRTKTWLDVERQAVSGDTRPVLHPMLPPAWGLHEFDANLYMGDLIRDVRMQERRYAGGLR